The following are encoded in a window of Apis mellifera strain DH4 linkage group LG10, Amel_HAv3.1, whole genome shotgun sequence genomic DNA:
- the LOC100576462 gene encoding odorant receptor Or1 → MTNHLEKQIKLKKINSNKHLQNNLSIIYYIGLWPDRVKYKYLYNLYTICSLIFLVGIIIVSEIIYIIINWGKIEIMMTGLTILMTNSTYAAKVIYIICRYERIKNLVDITNSEIFNRDNDKYKHIISYYNWQGIFHHIAYQGFASICIFSYSCIPLQSAFSGKSKQLPIAGWYPYNVTSTPIFEIACLHQVLVILINCINNIAIDTLITGFIIITCCQLTILSYNISSIHYTVESVESSILIEKCIARNNNINIEKSPSKIYNKFYENLKHCVKHSIIIFDFTKQIQDIFGIIIFFQLFVNCIIVCLAAFNLSQIKNYITPEFFGSLLYICCMIYQIFIYCWHGNELYLHSMKICLSAYKNNWWNNNKNFNYALLIIMIRTQIPLIIIVGKVMELSLQNFLLILRTSYSIFTLL, encoded by the exons CCTGATCgtgtcaaatataaatatttgtataatttatatacaatttgtagtttaatatttttagtaggAATTATCATTGTTAgcgaaatcatatatattattataaattggggaaagatagaaataatgatGACCGGTTTAACTATTCTTATGACAAATTCTACATATGCTGCGAAA gtgatttatattatttgtcgaTATGAACGTATCAAAAATCTTGTAGATATAACAAatagtgaaatatttaatcgagataacgataaatataaacatattatatcatattataattggcaaggaatttttcatcatatagCTTATCAAGGCTTTGcgagtatatgtatattttcctATAGTTGTATACCATTACAAAGTGCATTCAGTGGAAAATCCAAACAATTACCAATAGCAGGATGGTATCCTTATAATGTAACATCTACaccaattttcgaaattgctTGTTTACATCAAGTGCTAGTTATCCTCATAAATTGCATTAACAATATAGCAATAGATACTCTTATAACaggttttataataattacctgTTGCCAATTAACgattttaagttataatatatcttcaatACATTACACAGTAGAATCAGTagaatcttcaattttaatagaaaaatgtattgctagaaataataatattaatattgaaaaatctccttcaaaaatttataataaattttatgaaaatttgaaacattgtGTTAAacatagtattataatatttga tttTACAAAACAGATCCAAGATATATttggtattataatattttttcaactttttgtaAATTGCATTATTGTTTGTTTAGCAGCATTCAATCTATCACAG ataaaaaattatattacacctGAATTTTTTGGTTCATTACTCTATATATGTTGTATGATATATCAAATCTTCATTTATTGCTGGCATGGAAATGAACTGTATCTTCAT agtatgaaaatatgtttatctgcctataaaaataattggtggaataataataaaaattttaattatgcttTACTCATTATAATGATAAGAACTCAAATACctcttattataattgttggaAAAGTTATGGAATtatctttacaaaattttctctta atTCTACGTACatcatattctatttttactctttta
- the LOC408291 gene encoding 3-ketoacyl-CoA thiolase, mitochondrial, producing MSLVTKGIFIVAAKRTPFGSFGGKFMNKNATDLSVIAAKSALQSAKLNPEKVDNVIFGHVLPISSSDGGFLTRHVALKSGIPLEKPSFSLNRLCGSGFQSIVSGAQSILLGESKIVLTGGVENMSQVPFSVRNIRFGTSLGQKYQFEDSLWLGFSDTYCNLSMGETAEKLGSQYNLKRQEVDEFALRSQQLWKAANDAGRFNEEIAPVTITVKKQDIVVNTDEHPRPQTTLQNLSKLPSIFKKDGLVTAGSSSGISDGAGVIILASEEVIKTEQLTPLARLVGYSVVGVEPSIMGIGPVPAIQKLLKITNKTLNDIELIEINEAFGSQTLACVKELKLDINKLNVDGGSIALGHPLAASGSRITAHLVHELRRRKTGSLGIGSACIGGGQGIALMIEAL from the exons atgtcTCTTGTAACAAAAg gaatatttattgtagCTGCAAAGCGTACTCCATTTGGTTCATTTGGTGGTAAATTTATGAACAAAAATGCAACTGATTTATCAGTAATTGCTGCTAAATCTGCTTTGCAATCTGCAAAGTTAAATCCTGAAAAAGtagataatgttatttttggaCATGTATTACCA ATATCATCAAGTGATGGAGGTTTTTTAACACGTCATGTTGCATTAAAATCTGGTATACCATTAGAAAAAccatcattttcattaaatagatTATGTGGTTCTGGATTTCAATCAATTGTCAGTGGTGCACAG agtattttattaggagaatctAAGATAGTTTTAACAGGAGGAGTAGAAAACATGAGTCAAGTTCCATTTAGTGtaagaaatattcgatttgGTACAAGTTTAGGACAAAAATATCAGTTTGAGGATAGTTTATGGCTTGGATTTTCAGATACTTATTGCAATTTAAGTATGGGTGAAACTGCAGAAAAACTTGGatcacaatataatttaaaaagacaaGAAGTAGATGAATTTGCTTTAAGAAGTCAACAATTATGGAAAGctg cTAATGATGCTGGTCGTTTTAATGAAGAGATTGCACCTGTTACAATAACTGTGAAAAAGCAAGATATTGTTGTTAATACAGATGAACATCCACGGCCTCAAACGACTCttcaaaatttaagtaaattaccttctatttttaagaaagatgGTTTAGTTACAGCAGGATCTTCATCT ggTATTTCTGATGGTGCAGGAGTTATTATTTTAGCGAGTGAAGAAGTTATTAAAACAGAACAACTTACACCACTGGCACGTTTGGTGGGATATAGTGTTGTAGGTGTAGAACCTAGTATTATGGGAATTGGTCCAGTTCCAGCTATACAAAAACttcttaaaattacaaataaaactttaaatgatattgaacTTATCGag ATTAATGAAGCATTTGGAAGTCAAACATTGGCATGTGTTAAAGAGTTGAAAttggatattaataaattaaacgtgGATGGTGGATCTATTGCTCTTGGACATCCATTGGCTGCATCTGGTAGTAGAATTACTGCACATTTAGTACATGAATTAag aagaagaaaaactggAAGCTTAGGAATTGGTTCTGCTTGCATTGGTGGAGGTCAAGGAATAGCTTTGATGATAGAAGCACTTTaa